Below is a window of Trichosurus vulpecula isolate mTriVul1 chromosome 4, mTriVul1.pri, whole genome shotgun sequence DNA.
TAACAACTACCTCCTTGACAAAAAAATGGAAGCCTGCAGATCACAAAGGCACCCAGGATTAACCCCAAAGTAATGACTGTTTCCGTCTTTCTCTTGTTCCAGAAATCTTTCACACTACataattgtttcttctttgttcaCTAGCATGGGattatggaaaaagcactggctctggagtcgaaggacctaggttcaaatctcactgctGCTATTATCTACATGAGTTTAGGCAAGTCCaagttcagtttccttatctaaaaaatgaaagagatagactcaatggcctctgagatctagCTTTAAATATGTGATTCTATGAGTCAAAGGGAGCACAGCAAGGACACTTGGTGAACATGTTCTACCCTGTTTAATACACTCTTTGCTGCCAACCAAAGAACAAAGTTCTCAGCAAATTTCTAAtaggagctaaaaaaaaaacaccccctttttttccccttcagctgGTGCTTGTGGAGAAGTAGCTTACAGGAGAAAATCTCCACTATAGCACAGTGAGCTAAATAtaggggagggacagaattttgGGAATGATCTCATTTTTATGAGCTTGAGATGAATATCTTCTGGGataagctaggtggtacagtagataaagcactaaccctgaaatcaggaggacctgaattcaaatccagcctcagattcttactagctgtgtgaccctacgcaagtcacttaattgcaactgcctcaaaaaaaacccacacacgaatatttttgttaatttttatcaACTGGAAAACCATACAGCCTGCTAAGACAAATATTGGGAGCTCTATACAGACTGCCAAATGTCTTTGGTCACAAAATGAAAGACTTGTTAATGCTAAAGTATAAAATATTCCTTCATGGTCAGTTAATACTGGATCCTGCCAACATGATCAGTAACGAAATACTTTTTCTCCTTTAGAAAATGTGTTACATAGTAAAGTAGTTGTACTGAGTCATCTTGGGTTTTTAAGAccttatgaaaatatttataggtaAGCAAGAGTCACGTACGAATTTTTCTTAACTTATTACTAGTTCTTTCACTTAAAACTCCAAGTCATGAATAATATATTCTTGGCAGGATTTTAAATGATAAGAGAACTTTTTTATGAATCTCAAACAAGAATTCAAATTCAAGACCATTTTCCTTTTACAGTTCTTTACTACAAGAGAAAGACAAAGTTCAGTGATAAATTCTAGGTCTGTTGATCAATAAAGTTATTCTTCTACCTTTATTTTGGTCAGATGAAGTAGGACTTCTTGGGGTCAGGTGTTGGAGAGATAGTGAACTGAGAAAGCATGTCATGTTTGATGAATAAATTACATCTTCCTGTTAGAAATGAAGAGCTATACTTTATAAAGTCATCTAAAATGCTTTCTGACATAGAGATTAAGGAGTTTGAGAGCAACCAACTGTCATCAACACAATGGAAGATTTGTtccattaacatttaaaaaatgaataggaaaattTAATACTGCTTTCATTCTACATAAAACCATTCTTTGATTCACAATACCCTATAATGATGGTCAAATAAAACTGTCTTTAATCAGTAAACATTCTGatcaatataaaatttaaaatgtgaagcaatcttaaaatatttcttttcccaCAAAATTTCAACATATttaaatgcacatatatgtatatagatataaatatgcacaaaaaacaacttttaatacTATATTATTCTAAAGGTAATGTCTACATCTTACAAGTTTCTGAAATGCTTTCTTGAAGTCTTCATTGAAGATTGTGTAGATCAATGGATTTATAAGAGAATTGAGATAACCAAGCCATGTCAAAAAATTAGATAGTTCTTCTGAAATTTGACATTTCTCACATATGTTGACAACTACCTCCTTGACAAAAAAGGGAAGCCAGCAGATCACAAATGCACCTAAGATTAACCCCAATGTAGTGGCTGCTTTCCTCTCTCTTGTTCCAGAAATCCTTTGCCTCCTCCAAGATTTTTCTGGCCTTAATTCTGATTTGGGACTTTTTACAATGCTTTGTATTTTATCAAAGTCTGCTGAAGGGTCAGATAAAGACTTCTCTTGCACATATGGTGTAGAGACCAGGTGAATGTTTCGCTCACCACTTTCCAAGAGTACCTGACCATTCAGCTCCCCTTTGGCAACCCGACTAGCATTTCTCTTATGGTACAATGTCTTTGCTGCCCTGTATATTTTATAATAGAGGATCAGTATCAATGCCAGTGGTATGTAGAAAGCTCCAAACGTAGAGTAAATAGTGAAAACAATATGGTTGTGTTTGATGATGCATTCATCTTCTTTGCTGGTACCTTGGTGTCTCCAGAATAGAGGTGGCATGGAGATGAAAATTGAAATAGTCCACACCACAGTAATCATAATCCCAGCCTGCTTAGGTGTCCTTTTCCTGGCATACTCGATAGCATCTGTGATTGCGCGATACCTATCCAAAGCTATAGCTGAGAGGTGCAAGATCGAACATGTGCAGCAGGTAATGTCAACACTTAGCCAGATGTCACAGACTACTTGACCCATGAGCCAAGTTTCTTTCACAATATACACAATGCTGAAGGGCATCACGAGGACGGCCACTAAGAAATCAGTAACTGCAAGGGAGCAGATTAAATAGTTGGCAGGGTGATGTAGCTTCCGGGTAACAATTATAGCAGTGATCACGAGAGAGTTGATAGCAGTTGTCATCAGTGCCAGTAATGACAGAGTAAGTGAGACCAGAATCTTAGATGGCATTCGATTGAATGTTTCTTCTGAGGTAAAGTTTTGATCTGTCAAGTTTAAGAAATCCATCATTTCCTTAAAAGGTGAATTTACTTGAGTAAATGGATACCTGCagtaaaagaataataataaagcagTTCAGTCAATGCTCAAAtgtcttctctccttttaaaaataaatacaggaaATTCTGGAAGTCTTTATTAGGTTAAaagttttgggacaccctgtgtgtggttgttgctttttgttttattttgttaaattttcaacataACTATCAATAAAGACAAACATGTGAATATGAAAAGAACAATAtgaaaatcaatcaatgaatatttattaattacttactatgtaccaagcactgtgttaggcactggagatacaaacataATGAATGAAATGCAAAACACTTACATTCTCATGTGGGAGACAGCaaagatatattaaaaacaaatacaaagagaatgaATATAAGCTAAATGCAAGTTAGTTTGTAAGGGAGGGTACTAGCAGTTTAAGGGATTTGAAAAGATGCCATGTAAATTAGGTAATCCTTGAGCTGCATTTTTGGGGacttattttattgatgtgctCTGTTTTTAGactaaaaatatttacaaattacTCCCACTTTGTGAAACCttttgtaacaaaataaaatggttaagtaaaactaataatatagtgacctcatctgaaagtacatgcaacatttcacatcaGTAATAACCtctgcctccatctctctctcctacctctacctaagtgaaaaaaaagaaaaaaaattccttttaacaATTATTCATATCAAAGCAAAACCAATTCCCTCAATGGCTGtatgcaaatatgtgtgtatacatatgtcaGAGATGTAGGGTACAGAAtgatacacagacatatatgtatatacataaatatatacacatatagaggcCATAGATTTAAGGTGTGAAATTACACACACCCATACCCAcccccacatatatatgtatataaattaacACATGTATATCAGTACCCTTGTTTGTTGGAGCATAGGGTATGTGGAGGTTCTGGTCGTTGCTGTaggatatgtatgcatatatatttgcatatagctattgagagaatttgtttttcttggatattcatatttgttacaaggagttttccttttttcttcactaaagtagaaataggagggaaagaaatagagGCATAGGTGATATGAaatgttgcatgcactttcagatgaggttgctatattattagttttacttaacagtttataaatgtgtatatatgtaggtgtatgtgtatatatgtacatacatacacaccctatatatataaatatatatacatacatacatatatatatatagtgtgtatgtatatgatgtatgtgtgtatttatggggtgtgcatgtatatattcttcattctaaatctatgacctctCTGAATcgtaaaggaagagaggatcccatgaggtggagataaggaaaaTCTGCATTCCAGTTGATAGGAAGCCATTatagtttattgagttggggagtGACACGGTTGTATGTATACTTAAGAATTGTTGGTTTAGCAGCAATATGTGGGATTAactgaagtagggagagacttgaagcattAAGACTGGTTAGGAGGCTTTTGCAATAAACTAGGTCTCACCTAGATTGAGGTGGTAGTTGTGTGAGAAGGCATCAAATGCAGATATTGTGCAGGTAGAAAGAACAAGATCTAACAATCATGATTGGCTACATagggtaagagagagtgaggcatcCAGGTTAAAGAAAAGGTTTTGAACCTAGTAGGCTGGAAATATGGTGGTACCTTTTACAGAAATGGGAAAGTTTGATGACCTTAAGGGCAAAGGATGACTTCTCTTTTGGTCAccttgagtttgaaatgtctctaGAATATCTAGTTTGAAACATCCAATAGACTCTACATGAGACCATGAGCAACTAGTTTCTATTGTTGTTTGTGAGTGTTACTAGGCATGTAGAATGGTATGTAGCATTCAGAGCATAGGTTATTACTTTTTCTTAGACATGTAATCTTAGTATTTCAGCGTAGCAATAAGCATTGACTTTGGGGATACTTTCAAGTTTCTAATAGTAAGAAATAACATTTTGTCAACTCAAAATAATCTTTAAAGTTTAAAAGGATAAATGGTTTATAGTTAGTTGAAATTAAGCATGACCTAGTGGATAGTGATCCGGTCTTAgagccaggaagtcctgggttcaagtcttatttttgacaaatactggctgtgtgactatggacaagacacttaaactCTTGATGCTCTAGGGGTGCTTCTCAAACTGTGGATCGTGACACTATATGGGGTCCCAAAAAATTTGGCAatggtaaaaggtttctgaatgcatgaccaaaaattaattaaaaatcaaatgtgtgaTGAatttgaggtgtttctggcagagCTTGCAGAGTTGCATCATACAAGTTTGCtatagccttggttctgaacacaaagcatgtgcactttgaactgtgcatgccctcaggccgtGTAACACCAAGGAATGCTGccaaaactccaaaaggggtcaggagttgaaaaagcttaagaagccctgctctaggcTATGCTCTAGAAGATGAGATGTAGAGAACATCTTTGCTGCAttgctagagggagtttctttacctCCCAGTAGCTATAACAATGTAATAACAGATCCAGTCCCTACAACCAAACTCTATTTGGATTATTACAGTATAGTTATATAAAATCCTTGTTCTTTTAGGTCACTATCTCCTTAAGTAGTTTCATTTCCTCTATTcacagataaaaaggaaaagttgACTATGGCATTAATATACATTTGAGTGCAATTTAAAATGGTTTAAAAGATGTTGAATGCCTTAGAAGAGGCAATGGGCCATCTATTCCAAACCCCTTAACTTATGAGAagtgaaaactgaggcctagagaggttaagggatttgtccacaAGTAATAAGTGGGAGAAGTGGGATGGGACCTCAGATCCCATCCCTTGAAGTCTGCCAGCTGTCTCTGCATCAGGCTGCTAGGTGATGAGCTGCTCTGAATTTAGCTAAGCTGGCCATGTGATAACAGACATACAGTAAAATGTTGGAATTGAATAAGAAGCCTGTCTGTTGTGGCAGAACTTGGCAGAGCTGGCACTCCATTGGTACAACATTCAGAAACTCAATGTCACCTACATATCACTGTATGCCACTGGAGTAGGAATTTAGTGGAGCTGTTGAACCCATGATATGGCTGACATGGTCAAAACATAGTGCATACAAAGAAATAGTTCACAATCAGATCCCATTTCAGGATATCTCTGGTATCCCAAGACTTTATGAAACAattcttattgttattattattagttttttaaTCAATCTATAcatttgattaattaattattaattttaatgaatattaattaatgatgattaattattaattttaatgatttaaaaattaatatagtcataatatttataatataataatttgtaataaaaataataatagcatttgtttagcactttcaagtttgtaaagcacttttaatatgttatcacattttatcctcacaacaagcctaccTTACATgggtaaggtaggtgctattatacccattttacatatgaaaaaactgaggctgaaagaggttgtCCAGGGCCATGTAACTAGTAAATGTaggagacaggatttaaactcaggtcttcaggatTCAAAGTCCAGCATGCTATCCCCTAAGTCACTTTGCTGATAATGTTGAAGGTGAAAAACCCGGGGATCCAGGAATCccaaactaaagttcccagggcaaggtcaactagaatgaattcacagacccaagcaatctttaagtgaagttggcaaaagtttattgGTACACTTTAtggtgggcaagagttcttagggaacccgCAATCTAAAAGGGGACACAATAATGTCTTATATAGGGCATTTTGGGGGGAAACATGCTAAGTGTCTTGATTAGTTGTTTTGcagtgggattagggagtggttaaggcgtggttaaggagtggttagttcttaaaggaacatgcacatttagtatctactgctcaggcatattacccagagttcactgtgAAATAACCCAAGAGGGGGCtaggaggaggtgtggttttgaccatgaaacgtcactaagtcaactaacggtCAGTGCTGACTAaagatatccaggttgcttccaccaaatgtcttgttagtcaagattaatataagggagtatacatttgactatgtctaagatacatatcagtaaggtcagtaggcagtaaatattgttatgtcccagtgcacagccaattagcaatacacagggagtcagaccaataaattctataggtaagCACAGCTGGCTactgtgaaaggagtagagataagtattctgctagggcatgctgcccttgaactagagagaaactgcctgagaggctagggagagatgtgattttagaactggatgtggttttggaactggggttcaggaacaggcacccaagcagaggctgttagaattagggtccaagcaccccatcaataaGATGTACATCATCTATTTTTGAGGGGATATGTAGAGCACACATgttaaattgcttttaaaaactcAAACAAGTTTAATTTGCTAGATTTAAAACACATGGTCCTGCTGAAGTAATTTAGCTTGTCAGAGAGGGAAATACTGACAGGCCAAGCTCATAAAGGCCCTTACTGCAAACAAGGTTTTATTTTACAAGTCAAGTTGATATTGAGCAGCTGCCCTCACCTCCATGAGTGTGACTCTCCACACATGCTTAATTGTCTTATAATTTCTGCTTCATTGGATATTACTGCATAATTACAATTCAGCTAAAAGCATTTGGGATGTAAtgaaatatgattaatatattttgaaaggtatggttttctttttgtttgagcCTTGGGCTTCAAAGTCTACATAATTAAAATGAGACTAATTTAGACAGCTTTGCAGGAATGTTGTGCTTGTTAAGGCTATCTTGAGGGGATAGTTGGAATGAGTTTTCTTGTCTTGCACCAAGAATCCATTTTATGTTCTCTCAGTTTCAAGATCCCTCCTTAGCAAACCCACCTTACTTACTGATATTGATGAGGTTTAGCGTGCGGGAACCCCCTTGatccccaccctgaatcttcccacttgatctagctTTTCATGCCAATAGCCTAACCTAGcttagcctagccttccattgtctggctacctctggattgccttctggccatttcccacccttgatcctgatcaaaacaTCTATACcttagctctgttaccctagccttctattgtctgtcatctcctcttagccttcagctatttcccaccctggagtctgacctcaccccagttaGCTCTGAACCCCTcttctagtcatcccagactactcaagactacccctcaatccctcccataatctttctgtatataagtctcatcttgcctccaggaaggctctcagattcaagtagattgaatctggcctacTTGTGAAAATGAGTATCACGAATGGTGATATTTCTCCATACTACCCATTATAGtgaacctttaataaactttgtctttttccttggctgagaaggcttgagtcgaattcattcagcgGGACCTGGCAGGACTTTGGGGTCTTGAATACCCCTCAATGCCAAACCTCATCAATATCATTCATCAGAAATGGTTGGATCCATACATTTGGCTTTCATCATGGTAACATGTTTCCTTATCTTTTATATCTCCTTCAGACTGTGTACATGGCTGTCACAAAAtacatgcttaacaaatgcttgtgtactaataaattcttgttaccTAACTGACTGAACACAGAATAGAGACCAGAGACCTGGTAGTGAGAGAATTTTGGTCcctctggaaaatctgcatattGGCATAGGACCTGATGGACTGACTGACCATCCCTGCCTTGGCTCCAGAGATTGGTAGGTAGCCTCTTGGTCTACTTACTAGAAATGTGCCCACTAAGCTGTACATAAGGATATTTGCAGGCCACATACTTAACTTAGAAAGCTacatattaacatcatctattCTATTGCATtgttttttgttaaacatttcttaattggttttaatctggtttgggccacacttgGGAGAGTTGTGGCCGTTATGCTGCATATTTGATACTACTGGTCTAAGAGGTACCAGCAACTGGGACAACAGTGAAATACTGGAAGTTCCAGGACTCCAAGTTCCCAGACTGAATATCAAGACCCTCAGGGGCAGTGGCACCTGGCAGTTCCATATGTTGTCATAGGGGCATATaccttgagagttggaagggacttcagtggccaACTAGTTCAACTTATACATAAAAGGGATTTCCCATTATAACAtatctgacaaatggtcatccaggctctacttgaagacctcaaaGTAGAAGAAGCCCATCACTTTTAGaatctattctttttttggaCAGGTCTTTTTTTTCCCGACATCAAGCCTGAATCTGCACCactgcaacttctacccactgctcctggttctaccttttggtccaggggtggggaacctgcagcctcgaggccacatgcgtgttggtaagcaaaaatgggctccttagcacttagttcaacaagtgcccttgaatagtttggcttttgttccctttgagtaattcattgagccttactaggtgctaagccccaggcccagactCCTTTTAGGTGTAAAACcatagtgggtgtggattggcaactaaggtggggtccaaggtggggctaactccagggaggaccTAGTTTGCATGTCTGgaagagcagaggcttttagaccatgtgggtttaagtccacctctttgtgacgattctaggtctgggtgctggctgtttcaacaatccggctagcagcttctgtgggggtgtaagatccacccatggccagcatccagaaagctgccaacagcacaggttcttttgatctgcttaactaaggaaagcaaggtgaaagggttgacaagctttctttaattcagcatacaaatatcattcacttagttcaggggaaaaagccagcacactgaacttcagagaaaattacaaacaaattacaaacatcaacagacagaccaaatacagattcatagttaccaacatataggttcagcccgggagctcagaacaagggctggcccagagtcacatgggccaccactgctgcagcagaGAGCTCCAAAggacagacagccaacccctggtttttatatctttttcagcgtcaagggtgaatcacacatgtgactcacccatgtgacctagaatcgtcacaaagaggcggacttaaacccatgtggtctaaaagcctctgctctcccagacatgtaaactaggccctccctggagttagccccaccttgggccccaccttagttgccaatccacacccactatgGTTTTACACCTaaaaggggtttgggcctggggcttagcacctagtaaggctcaatgaattactcaaagggaacaaaagccaaactattcaagggcacttgttgaactaagtgctaaggagcccat
It encodes the following:
- the HTR1F gene encoding 5-hydroxytryptamine receptor 1F, translating into MMDFLNLTDQNFTSEETFNRMPSKILVSLTLSLLALMTTAINSLVITAIIVTRKLHHPANYLICSLAVTDFLVAVLVMPFSIVYIVKETWLMGQVVCDIWLSVDITCCTCSILHLSAIALDRYRAITDAIEYARKRTPKQAGIMITVVWTISIFISMPPLFWRHQGTSKEDECIIKHNHIVFTIYSTFGAFYIPLALILILYYKIYRAAKTLYHKRNASRVAKGELNGQVLLESGERNIHLVSTPYVQEKSLSDPSADFDKIQSIVKSPKSELRPEKSWRRQRISGTRERKAATTLGLILGAFVICWLPFFVKEVVVNICEKCQISEELSNFLTWLGYLNSLINPLIYTIFNEDFKKAFQKLVRCRHYL